The following is a genomic window from Neodiprion pinetum isolate iyNeoPine1 chromosome 3, iyNeoPine1.2, whole genome shotgun sequence.
gagcggcggcggcggtggtGGTTATACAGTGTTGGTATGGTGGGCTGTTATTTACTACGTGTTCTATAACCACATTTTCACCGTTATACGTGgatgcagagagagagagagagagagagagagagagagagaggaaagtGAGGGAAGGTTGAGGGTCTCACCATTCAGCTAGCTCTTCTCACTTCCGCGTATCTGCGAAAGTGCGTATTCCGAGGTGAGGGTACGATACGTGTGTGAGTGGGTGTGTGTTCTGTTAGTCTGCGTTCGCCTGTGCGTACGGCAGCATGTGTCAGGGAGCGGGAATAGGAGAGAATCTTGTTATCCTGCGTTGGTCCCGCTGCTCGGCAAGATCTATGGGAAAGTCTCCTCGCGGAGAGAGTTCCATTATATATGAGATAAACAGTGCGAGAGGTCGGGGTACATAGCTTGGCTCTTCTCCTTTAGTCCggttcttcttctccttcatcttcttcttcttcttcttcttcttcttcttcttcttcttcttcttcttctccttcatcttcttcttcttctccttcatcttcttcttcttcttccttccgCGTTTGATTTATGGGTGAATTTTCCCCCGTCTGATCCCTTGATATCCTGTTTTATTTTACTCCGATTACCTATGATCCAGTAGTTTGATGTTATAGGCACTTCGCATGAACGCGTCCTCCTTCGGTACTTGAGGTTCAGTGCAGGAGGAATCGGAACTGTCCGATACAACTTCTTTCGGGAAGTAGAAAATTCGAATATGGCAATGATGAACACATTGATCTCGAATCGAATTCGCGATGTTAACAATCAAATGCGGTGAGAAATTACTTTGCGCATTCGTTCCGTGTCTTTGATTATACATATGTGAAAATTCTGCAGTCACGTCATCACCAATATCGCTACGGACCACCATGAGCTGGTGAATGGCTGGTAATAAAGCAAAACAGATTGCACTGCAAAGCGTGATTTCCCGTTGGTGGAATTTAAGGTTGGGTGATAATTCATTACTCGGTGAACCGATATGGGCAGCATTGAAATGGTAAAACTGCGGCGCAGTTATTGGACGCACCAAACTCAATGAATCTCTCGAATATCGTGCATTCATTACTGATCTGACATTCGAAAATTCACGTTCCAAATCAGGCCTGTTGTTCTAATCACTTCCTGGCCTGATCGTTTACGGAGTCCGTTGCCTTACATAATGTATAACGCGGGTTTACCCTAATGTTGAAATTCCGGTCACGGAACCGTCGGTGAGAGCGGAAAAATGAGGGAAAGGAGCATCTTGGgtttaaaaaacgaaagaggAAGCTACCGGGCGGTGCATGGCGCTGGGGAGAAAATGACCTTGTCTTAAGTCCGGGTCGCTTAGGGATCACCGGGATGTCGTTTCTCGAAGTCTCCTCATGCCTCAGACAAAGTTGGTGCACCTAACCTGGGTGCCTATCCACCTGCCAACCACTATGGTGCTctgaattttcgtccgggACAATGGTGCGAAAGCCTGCAGGAGGGATagggatagagagagagagagaaagagagagagagagagggagagagagagagagcgcctTGCCGCGGGATCACTGGGAAATCAATAGCTCTGACGTGACTAGCAGACGAGAGGTGTGCCCGACGTGTCCGTCAGTAAGACCATCCACTACCAGCACCAACCCTCCAGATATCCAAACAGTTTTACCCCTCCGCTTACCTCCGCTTCACCGTCTTTTACACGACTAAATCTAGCTTCTCTGCCGACCAGCTATCAGCGGAAAAGCGTGTTAGCCAGGAGTTCCTTACGGTTCGATGCACAAGAAAATGTGACAGAAAGTTATTCTTTGCGCAAATGTGCTGTTTCCGCTATGCCAGGTATTCCAAAGTAAAGTACCTATTATTccaaatttcgtaaattttattgatgATGAAATTTGAGCTGAAGCTAGTTTTCCTAAAGTTGAACGGACCTTGTGTCGCTTAGCTATggataatattgaaattagcattttttctctcttacaTTTCTTCTTTCTGGATTCTTCTTTGTTACTCCAAGGTGTGATCTCTGCGGGTCTTAATAAACCGCTTGGGATTGAGTTTAATTAAATTCTAAAGATCTTAAAGTGCCGGGGACTGGGCCGCTGCAGAGGTACTCttacttgaaaattaaaagTCTCCACTCTCCCCACCCTGTACCACTGTGTAATTATACACTGAAGATGGAATCGGAGTATATTACTTTTTCCCTAACCTCTATCTATTAATCTTATCTCGAACAAACCGCTCTTATGAGCGATCATATAGTAGCTCAAACGCATCGTTCAAGTATAAACAACAACAAGTTCATGTTCTTATTCTATCACCAATCATAGAGAACCTCACAGGCATTCGTTACTGTTTTCGTTTGTAAGGGTAAACACGAATggtacacacacatatatatagagagCTAGGAGGTGAGGCTTAGGCAAGGACGTGGTCGACTAAATGACAACAACTTCGTGAAAAGCCAAGTCTTTGATTTGATTCTACGCATTCGAATGTAAAAACAATTACTCTCCTTTGTATATTTTGACATATCGGACATTTTGGGAGCTTAACTACAGTTCACAAGTATTCGTCGATTTGTCTATCGAGCGAATGGATGTACGAAAGTAATTatcgaaatgataaaaaaacataGAAGTCTTGATACGAAACATCACTAATAAAGTTGATGTGAAATAAATAGACAACGATCTAAACGGTAGATTAATTATGTTTCATGTCTTATTTGCCATtcctttgtaaaataaataagataaTCACAGGTTCATCCCGGCGGGCTGCAATCATGTTTCCAGTAACGATAACATCGTATATAATCTGAAATCGATCCCCGCACAATAATTCAACATCGTGCATAATACAGACTTGTAAGCCCCTGCAAGAGGAAGAGCTTGCGGCCGCCTTGTGACGTCCCCGAGTAAGTTGGTTACGTTATAAACTCGTGAAAGCGTCGGAGTGAAGGGGGGCTGTTCTACTCGTACCTCGAAGGTGAACCTGACGTCGGTCGGGTTCACCCTCGTCAAGATGAAGAACCGAGCTGGCAACCTGTCGCACGGCCACGTTGTCCTGCGCGTCTGACCGTCACTACGGCACACCCGAAAACACGGCTCACTTTGTATGTACACCCATTATATCTATATTGGCGAGGGGTTGATTCCTACGGACAAAAGGGTGGTCCGCTCTCGGACTTCCGAGGTCAAAAACGACGCGATCAACCGACGCGAAAACATGTGTCCGATCAGCTGTATTATACGAGGACGCGATTTCATTTGACGATGGGTTCCTTCTCTCGCTATGGACGAATGAATTCTTATCCACTGGGGAGGAAGTTTTTGGTGTTGGAACACAATGAAAATTCCAAGGAAATTGCACGCGATGTTGGAGAGATGTTGTGCGAAATACTTTGTCGATCTCTTGATGTTACGCCGTAATGGGGTTACATGGGTTTCCAAGGTTAAAGAAAAGGATATTTGCTCTgatataaaaaacaaaaatatataatcaatcaattatttcattcaagcttaaggaaaaaaaagaagaacaatattcaaacgatAGTTCATATAATTTACATCtcaacattttgaaaatacagcCACACAGAACCGGTTGTCGGTGATTCCATAAATATTTATCGCGGTGGACGTGATAACTCACGCTAGCTTTATCTGAAATCAGGaaactaaatatttttctttagtaGGTGAGTACAGCTTGTACTTGAAcgaaggattgaaaaaaaaaaaaaaattgaaattttaatttttcgctaaaTTTTATGCAAATGACTacaatttttggtaaaatccAAACCATGTATATTCtcttgtaaaataaattgtgaacgaagaaagaaaaaaaaatcttctttCGAGTACTAGTTAATCCTATTTAGAAGAAGTGTGcacaatttcaataaaatcgaTGCATTAGTTTCTGAGAAATCGTGTCCACCGACTTCGAAAATATGGTTTCACAAAAAGAACGGTATACGGTCGAGcctaaaaatagaaatttctaAAGGCTCTCTCTCCTAAACTTTTACTCAAATTGATTTGAAACTCTGGGAAAATGTTCTTAACATGTTGTACTatcgtagaaaaattttttttttatttatcgatttttttacatttccaAACCCTTATAACTATTTGtctttttagtttttttttttaatgtggGGCGATATTTCGATGCGAGTGTTCAACAATTTTACGTTGACCAGCAACTATTATTCGCAATTCTTGGATCGAGACGATCATTTATCGAGATATTGTCTGACACGCTATACGTGGATCAAATTTGAAGTTGTGTTCGATATTGCATCTATTCGGTATCACAAATACGCAAGATATATAATAATAGCCAGCTGAAACGGGGGAGAGTCTCGATTCCCGGCTAGCCGCTGCTATTGATAACCAGAGGGAGTCCGCCACCCTTTTTCGTCTTTATTTCATCCTCCCTCTTTCCCTATTTCTGTATTTCTGCCCTCTTTCCATCGTACTTCATCAACGCAACGTGGTATAGACTTGGAGCAGAAGCCAGAACAATATTCACAAATACGTGTACCCTCTCACAAATTCCCGAATCGTTCTTTCGTTTCTACTTTACTCGGTTCGTTCAATTGGTTgagaatttatttgaaaaaagccAGGCTTGATCGAGACCGATAAAAATATGCCTGCAGAGTAGCAGATAAAAATGTGTATCGTAATCCGAGAGAATgctttttgaataattcagtCTCTGCCTGTAGTGCAGCAACGAGATCATAACGCCGGTGTTAAATTGCGCCGCCGTTACACTGGATGCACGTTTTTGCGAATAGCTTTGCCAATTTTTCCTTCACTTGTTTTTATCGACATTATATCGACCGATTCGCCGTTAAATCCGGCCACGAATGAGCTGCGAGAGTGCGAGCAGAATAAGACTTATGGCTTAATAAGGGCTGCGAGGATATTGCCGACCGTAAGGCGGTGAGTAAATCTCCCTTCAGGGTGACGGAGAACGATACATCAAACGTCCATTAAACCGAGTTGCCAATTTACTTGGCTAGCCTGAATCCCGGTTGTATAAAACACCTTGGTTATATCTTCGACTAATTGTTATcccggtgaaaaaaattccccgcGATTCTGAAAACACGAGGAAAGGTCATTTTGACGTGCCTGTTTATATCTGATTTACGGTGAAAGCAGCTGCACACTTTATGAGGAATCTTTCGAGATTCTTTCGGTGACGCATGAAGGCTATCGTCAAAGAATGTGAAGAATTTTCGCGTTTTTTGTTCTCAATGATAGATACGATCGGTTCtttgcgaaaaaattgaagcaaaTGATGGATTCACGGATGGGTTAGAGTTCATCTCGCGTCAGGTATCAGAGGTGATGTGGAAATTGCTTTTAGGTTATTTAGAAGCAATCTGACATCGTTGCGAATATCAGAAACGAATTTCCCCGTTGTCTAATGAAACTAAAATCATAACCATTGATTATCAGAGTACGTTTGAGATCGCCCAAAATTAAACATGGACAAAGCGCTGAAAGCGAAAGAAAAGGCAGATGCAGCGCAGAAGGAAGTCGATGAGATAAATCAAAGGAATTTCCAAGCGATGATAGAACAATGTCGTGTCAATATTGGGAAAAAGGGTGAACAGATGGACTTTATGAGTCGTCTTCACAGGGAGCGTAACGAGGCCATCCTCGAGGAGAAACTTCTCCGGGCTCAGGAGGCTGCCGAAATTCTTCCAAAAGAGGTTGAGGAGAGGCAGATACGCGCCGAGGAGTTAGTCAGACTGAGAAGTAAGAATCGTTCATACATAGTTTTGTTTAACCGGCAGAGTCCTGCCGTGCATTAAAACAGTGCGGTACCTTTACAAAGTTGATCGTCCGTTTCATCCGAATAAAGATTGACAGGAGTTCGTTTTAAACAAGTGACGCCGGCTTGCGTCGGCCATAGAAGGCTCGTTATCCAAAGAGAGCGTCTCGTACACATTCCTATATGTGTCTAACTTGTCCATCGGACCTTAGTTATTTTAAATTCAGGTGATAACAATAGGGAGTTAAAAATGTACGTTCCATTTTAACAGACGACGAAATTCGGGCGCTAAAGCATCGCCAGGTGATCCGGGACCAGAATATCGAGTTGAAGGAACTCGAATCGCAGTTGAAATCATCTTACGCAGCGAAGTCGGCTCAAGTCCAATTGCGAGAACGCGAAGCGATTCGAGCCGATGAAAAGTATCGAGAATATCAGACATCCGTTATGAGGTCCCGATGGTACAACGACGACGCGTTCGACCAGCACCTGGCTGCCGTTGAGCGCGATAAAAATATGAGGTATCGAAACGCGCTGCAGGATCAGCTCGTAGTGAACGAAACTATGCGGCGTCAGCGGACCGAGGAATGGCACAGAGAGCGTAAAATCGTCGAGCAGATAAGCGAGGTCCTTCGGAACGAGGACGTGAATACCGCATcggagaagaaggagaaaaccGCGAGGATCCAGGCAGAGAGGGAGGCCTTTTTTCGAGCGATGAAAACGTGGAAGTCCAAGGAGCGGGAGGCACTGCTGGACGAGTTCAGTCGGCAGGCTAAAATCATAGCGAAAAAAGAGGCCGAGGAGAAGAATCGAGCCGTTGTCAAAGCTGGCAAGTCAGACGTTAGAGAGGAAATTATGGAACGGGCCGCCAGACGTATGTTGGATGATGAGACGAGGAGGAACGAGAAGGAGGATATTGTCAACGAGCTCTTTGACGAGGAGTGGAACAGCAAGGTTGCCATGGAGCTGAAGGATGCTGCGGCGAGAAAAGAGGCCGTCAAAAGAGAGCTGCTGGCTGACATGGAACGGCAAAAAGTACTAGTTTCCGAGAGCAGGGCGAAGTCTTTGGCCGTCGACGCAGCCTTCGGAAAGTACCTCGTCGAGCAGTCCGAGGCGGCGGATAAAAAGGAGAGTGAAAAATCGGACGAGCGTCGTCGAAGAGGTAGTGAAACACGGATGCAGGTCTGCCCGGAAGATGTATAAGAAACGTTTTACACCTGCTTCCCTGattgttcgattattttttgtcCAAGGTCTTCAATATGGCCGGGATTTGAAGACGGTGCGAGATGAGCAGCGAGCACTTCACGCCGAAGAGGTACTCCTCACGCAGGCGATACAGAGACAGGATGATCAGCGGGAAGTTGAACGTCTGAAGGAGGTATCTTTGGAgcgttcgaaaattttgtacgAACACGCACCGAACTTGAAGGGATTCCTCAAGGCTGGAACTTTGCGAACGGAAGACCTGGAGTACATGAAAATGCAGCAGTGTAGCTCAAACTAGCAGTTTCGATTAGATAGGAAGACTCTCTTTCAGAATGTGTGGAATTTCTGGGTTTTTAAGAATTCAAAgggcaacatttttttcacactacCTTTTCGTCGAGTTCTTTGGCCTGTTTTCTACCTCTGACACGTCAAACCGCCACCGTCgctccatttttcatttctttcaaaGCGTCCGCAGCACCCACGTTTACTTACGTAAGGTGGAAACAGATCAATGATCTACTCGTATTATCCTTACTTCCGAGCTTCCATCACCGTTTCCAAAGGCGCGCATCAGCCATCGTCCCTTTCTTTCGTACCTAACCGAGCAGAATAGGGTAGCCTTGATGATGACCTCATGGTGTATTCGATTATCGGTCTATACCATCGGGGAAACACGGGCAAAGAAAGAGTTTCCGTTTATACGTTCATCcggaagaagagaaagaagaagttCCTCTCGGCGGGTGTTCAGATGAAATCTTGAAACGGTTCGGCAGCGTAATCAATCCAACCTATCGAGAATGTCCGTTTTCGAAAGCCTCGTTTCTTCCTTCCGCCAAACGTCTGCAGTGCAGCAGGCCCTATTTGTCTACTTTATCAGATCCACCGTATCCCTCTTATCGGTACAATGAATTCCGGTGGAGGATCGATGGATTCTCGGTAATGGCGCATTAGCTTCCTAAGTGCCCTGGAAATCACGGGTTCAATGCACGCTCCGGGAACTAGCGGCGTCAAGAGGTACCTCGCCAATTGTCGCGCATCACAGTAATGGATGGATGTTCGTACCTTGGCATGGTGTCGATCAGTTCTCATTATTCCCTCAACAGCTACTGCTCAGGAATATCCATCCGTCACTTGTAATTTCCGAAGACTTCGGATAAAAAATCTGCGACATGCTTTACCGTTCCGGCTTTTCGACGAGTCcatattttgcattttcatCCTCACCGTTGACCCGATATCGAGTCATTCGTCCGCAACCTGCGTC
Proteins encoded in this region:
- the LOC124215654 gene encoding meiosis-specific nuclear structural protein 1, with protein sequence MDKALKAKEKADAAQKEVDEINQRNFQAMIEQCRVNIGKKGEQMDFMSRLHRERNEAILEEKLLRAQEAAEILPKEVEERQIRAEELVRLRNDEIRALKHRQVIRDQNIELKELESQLKSSYAAKSAQVQLREREAIRADEKYREYQTSVMRSRWYNDDAFDQHLAAVERDKNMRYRNALQDQLVVNETMRRQRTEEWHRERKIVEQISEVLRNEDVNTASEKKEKTARIQAEREAFFRAMKTWKSKEREALLDEFSRQAKIIAKKEAEEKNRAVVKAGKSDVREEIMERAARRMLDDETRRNEKEDIVNELFDEEWNSKVAMELKDAAARKEAVKRELLADMERQKVLVSESRAKSLAVDAAFGKYLVEQSEAADKKESEKSDERRRRGLQYGRDLKTVRDEQRALHAEEVLLTQAIQRQDDQREVERLKEVSLERSKILYEHAPNLKGFLKAGTLRTEDLEYMKMQQCSSN